A genomic region of Bernardetia sp. ABR2-2B contains the following coding sequences:
- a CDS encoding endonuclease/exonuclease/phosphatase family protein, which produces MPSQNHSRNSNNSRRRRRKKDSWRRRNTRRTFRFINSIVLVVSCIAYLSVLVSPEYFWFAGFVSMSIPFCLIANIFFVFLWWWRKRWYALYSLFILLLGFPFFLASISLGGIWNENIENDKNYLSVLSYNVREFDIYQRQKDDYTVTKNTIKWIKNDTSDVKCIQDFYNSESAKIFNTREKLSEQDSETPYNFHVRYTSANHRKGQFGIAIFSKYPFINKGEVTFKVKTDNGAIFADIVKGKDTIRIYNIHLESMSINQNELQLIDQPEQTFWYAGKRLKRGFAMRAGQVQTIAEHIKTSPYPVILCGDLNDLPYSYTYFKLRRNLKNAFESKGLGTGFTFNGKLFFLRIDNQFYDNENLDCIYFNTHREVPFSDHYPVRAVYEIE; this is translated from the coding sequence ATGCCCTCTCAAAACCATTCACGTAACTCTAATAATTCACGAAGAAGAAGAAGAAAAAAAGATTCTTGGCGTAGGCGAAATACAAGACGTACATTTCGTTTTATCAATAGTATCGTTTTGGTAGTTTCTTGTATTGCATATTTGTCTGTTCTTGTTTCTCCTGAATACTTTTGGTTTGCAGGTTTTGTTTCAATGTCAATTCCTTTTTGTTTGATAGCTAATATTTTTTTTGTTTTTCTGTGGTGGTGGCGCAAACGATGGTATGCACTTTATTCTTTGTTTATTTTATTGCTTGGTTTTCCTTTTTTTCTAGCCAGTATAAGTTTGGGAGGAATTTGGAATGAAAATATTGAAAACGACAAAAATTACTTATCAGTTTTGTCTTATAATGTAAGAGAGTTTGATATTTATCAAAGGCAGAAAGATGACTATACAGTTACCAAAAACACTATTAAGTGGATAAAAAACGATACTTCAGATGTAAAATGTATTCAAGATTTTTATAACTCTGAAAGCGCAAAAATATTTAATACAAGGGAAAAGTTATCAGAACAAGATTCAGAAACTCCTTATAATTTTCATGTTCGCTATACATCTGCAAATCATCGTAAAGGTCAGTTTGGAATCGCCATTTTTTCGAAATATCCATTTATTAATAAAGGAGAAGTTACTTTTAAAGTAAAGACAGATAATGGTGCTATTTTCGCTGATATCGTAAAAGGAAAAGATACAATCAGAATTTATAATATTCATTTGGAATCAATGAGCATTAATCAAAACGAACTACAACTCATTGACCAGCCCGAGCAAACTTTTTGGTATGCAGGAAAACGCCTTAAAAGAGGATTTGCGATGAGAGCTGGGCAAGTACAGACAATTGCAGAACACATAAAAACAAGTCCTTATCCTGTTATTTTGTGTGGAGATTTGAATGATTTGCCCTATAGTTATACCTATTTCAAACTTCGCAGAAACCTAAAAAACGCATTTGAAAGCAAAGGATTAGGAACAGGATTTACATTTAATGGAAAACTATTTTTTCTTAGAATAGATAATCAGTTTTATGATAACGAAAATTTAGATTGTATTTATTTCAATACACATAGAGAAGTTCCCTTTTCAGACCATTACCCTGTTCGTGCAGTTTATGAAATAGAATAA
- the cmk gene encoding (d)CMP kinase, giving the protein MNQSHQNIETKNIIIAIDGYSGCGKSSTAKAVASRLSYAYIDTGAMYRAVTLYFYRHKVDHFSKGQVRKALTSILLEFKFDEETKSSHIYLNGENVESLIRQMHISERVSEVSTIAEVRHFLVAQQRLMGEKKRIVMDGRDIGTVVFPNAELKVFMTAQVPVRALRRQKELERLGQSVELSEIITNLEKRDFIDSTREESPLRKADDAIEIDTTDLEFEQQVNRVLELTEKVTLVKEF; this is encoded by the coding sequence ATGAATCAATCTCATCAAAATATAGAAACCAAAAATATCATTATTGCTATTGATGGCTATTCAGGTTGTGGGAAAAGCAGCACGGCAAAAGCTGTTGCTTCTCGCTTGAGTTATGCCTATATCGATACTGGGGCTATGTATAGAGCCGTAACGCTCTATTTCTATCGCCATAAGGTAGATCATTTTAGCAAAGGACAAGTTAGAAAAGCACTTACTTCTATTTTATTAGAGTTTAAGTTTGATGAGGAAACCAAAAGTAGCCATATTTATTTGAATGGAGAAAATGTAGAATCACTTATTCGTCAGATGCATATTTCAGAACGAGTAAGCGAAGTAAGTACGATTGCTGAAGTACGTCATTTTTTGGTAGCACAGCAGCGTTTGATGGGAGAAAAAAAGAGAATTGTAATGGATGGAAGAGACATCGGAACAGTCGTTTTTCCTAACGCAGAACTCAAAGTATTTATGACTGCACAAGTGCCTGTTAGAGCATTGCGCCGTCAAAAAGAACTGGAGCGTTTAGGGCAAAGTGTAGAGCTTTCAGAGATTATTACTAATCTTGAGAAAAGAGATTTTATAGATTCTACTAGAGAAGAAAGTCCACTTAGAAAAGCTGATGATGCTATTGAAATAGATACTACAGATTTGGAATTTGAGCAGCAAGTAAATAGAGTGCTTGAACTGACTGAGAAAGTAACTTTGGTAAAAGAGTTTTAG